TGTGAAGCTTTCATTGTAAGCTTTAGTGTTTGTTAACTTTGGGAGTTTATAACTCCAACTCCTGTGTTTATCTTCTCTTATTGGTTCTGAAAAcctctctttatattttcttcttttggtGTTCTTGTTCTATATATGTTGGGAATGAATAATCCTGTTGATTTGGTGGAGAAAATCACTCCCTGGAGGGAATCATGGAAGGTGCATGTTAAAGTTGTGAAGTTGTGGTACCAGAAGAATACTGCTTTGGATCCTTCTCAAAATCTGTTGCATATGGTCTTAATGGATGAGAAggtcagttttattttattttagggTTTCCTTAAATTGTTGCcagttttcattttttttaaatatgctGAAGGGAATTTTTATTCTTTGTTGCAAACTGAtatgtttttgttgttttaaattttttaagaattgtTACTAtgctcttttcattttttttttagttatgtTGAACGGAATTTTTATTCTTTGTTGCAAACTGAtatgtttttcttgttttaatttttttatgaattgtTAGTATGCTGTTCGTATACTGAAATTtgttaataaattcaaaataataacCATTTTTTTAATTGCAGTTACACAAGATCCAAGCTACCATTAGAGATGAGCTTATATCAAAGTTTGCTGTGTCTCTAAATGAAGGTGATCTGTATTTGATAACCAATTTTACAGTTTTGCCAAACAGTGGTTTGAACAGAGTTACCAAACATCGGTTCAGGCTTTTGTTCCAATACAAGACCTCTGTTGTTTCTGTGGTGtgttaataaattcaaaataataaccattttttttaattgcagTTACACAAGATCCAAGCTACCATTAGAGATGAGCTTATACAAAGTTTGCTGTGTCTCTAAATGAAGTGATATGTATTTGATAACCAATTTTACAGTTTTGCCAAACAGTGGTTTGAACAGAGTTACCAAACATCGGTTCAGGCTTTTGTTCCAATACAAGACCTCTGTTGTTTCTGTGGTGTCTCCAAGGATAACTCATTCCGGGTTGTGTTTTACATCAATAGATGAAATTGATCAAATGACAAAGGACCACAATTTCCTTATTGGTTTGTAAAGTTTCTTGCTCTACTCTTTAGTATCATAGTATTTGTTTAGCAAGTGTGCTTTCTGATTCAAAATTGTatatatttcaatttaattattAGACTTGTTGGGATCATTACTGGTGTTCGAAAAGAAAGAGATGTAGCATCATATGGGAAGCTCATCAAAGCAGTTGTGCTAGAAGTTTTTAGTCATGGGTAATATGTCTTGAGTTTCTCCTATATCAGTAGTtatgttcatgcattcaattttttttttgtttgtgttcCAGGCtttattttataacaataaatatatagttACATCCTTTTGATCTTTTGAGAGTTATTTCTCTAGGAAAAAAGGTCCAATGCAATGTGTTTGGAAATGCTTGTGATCTCTTGGAATATGAAAACTTACAAAAATATCCAAGATCTCCACTGATTGTCCTTGAGTCCTTTAAAATCAAAGCAATTGAAGGTTAGTTTCAGGCATATTCAGGGAATTTTTACTCTAATATTTACTTTTCTGAATCTGATGTTTCAGCTTAATATGGTTTGAGGCTAATAGAGTAGTATTCTTTAATGCAGGTGGAGTAATTCTACAGAATGTGATCAATATCTCTAGATTATTCATTAATCCAGACATTCCTGAGTCTGTTGAGTTCCTAAGCAGGTTAGTTTTGATAAGAGTTTTGTAGATCTACAAGCTGCTTTGGTTATTTAGTGGTATTCATGTATATGTTTTGTGTTATGAATATTAGTATTGTGTCTTTTATGTAGATTTAGTGTAGCCAGTTATGGATTCTCAAGATTGTGACCAATGACCTTGGATACTTAATTTTAAGTTGATGGTGATTATTTCAATCCAAAGAGATCAGTAGTATTCAAGATCTTGATGTAGATAACAGGGTACTGTTTTAGATTGGCAAACTCTGCATTTAATACTTAAACTTCAATTTCTTAAAGATGTGTGTTTGTGTTATAtaattgtttttttaatttacaggATGCTCATTACTTTGTAATGGGGACAATTAAGGAAGTTATGGATGAACCAGATTGGTGGTACTACTCATGTGTATGTGGTCATCCTGTTGTTGACCATGAGGATCTCTACCTTTGTGATGCTTGTTGTTCATGTGTTGAACATGTTATGCTCAAGTAAGGTTCATATGTAACTCTACTATTCAATGCATTAATTCTGAATCTTTTGGATTTTTGGTTGGTTTCTCTTATGTGTCATTCTATGTGTTGTTAAGCAGCTTTAATTATTGGTTTTAGTTATCATTCTTGGTTGTTAATTGTGTTAGGTATAGATGTAACTTACTATTCAATGCATTAATTCTGAATCTTTGGATTTTTGGTTGGTTTCTCTTATGTGTCATTCTATGTGTTGTTAAGCAGCTTTAATTATTGGTTTTAGTTATCATTCTTGGTTGTTAATTGTGTTAGGTATAGGATTCGGGTAAAGGTTCACCATGCTGGGTGTGATGTTTGTTTGTTCTGCTTGATAATGCGGCAACAAAACTATTTGGAAAAACCTGTTCTGAAGCATTTCTCGGGATAGACGAAGAATTCCCTCTTGATCCTAGTGTGCTTGCAGTATCAACTCCTTCATATTGAACCTCATTTAAtacttattatatttttttttcaagttattGACTCTTTTATACTGAACTCTCAAGGTCTGTCGGTCATATTCTCCACAAATGTTTGGTGATGTTGTTGGAGAGCATAAAGTTTTCAAGGTTGAAATTCTTCCTGGGTTGATCCAGATTACTCCGGGTCCTTTAAAATTGTAAATGTGTTTAGTGATAATTCTGAACCAGCTACAAGTGATGATTATATGAATGTATGATTTCTCACTCTATGTTACAACATgttcattcatttttttctgAATCAATGGATTCGATGGTTATTCTAAGCAAATTATCCCAGGCAAGGCTTCATGATCCGATTTTTCCACCAATCTACGATGCCTGTGCAGTATGGAATTGGGGAAGATTACAAGACTCAAGTAGTTTGTGATAATTCTATTCAATCAGAAACTATTGAAGATATTATTACTGATCTTATTTCACCTAATCGCTGTTATTCTGATGTTGAGAATGTATGTTTTTTTGCCTCATTTCTTATAAAATCTGTTGGTTATTCTTTTTGTTATTCTTCTTACATTTTTGCTAAAAAGTCAGTAATTGATAGTTTTGTAAattattgaaatttgaaatgctgtattaattttttctttgctGGCAGGGTGGTTTTGTTTTCATTCTTGGAACTATCATCTGTTTTCAAGAATCATAAGTGGTGGTTCTCAACTTGTTTATGTGGTTCTCTTGTGTCAATAATAAACAAATTTTATCATGATCTATGTCAGCTTCAATGCATTGATGCTGTTCCAAGGTGTTTGTTCTTTAGTTTTGTTCTGTTTTGCTAACTGATTATCATTCATGTTAACTCAAATTTTCCttgttttttcttggttttcAAGATTCTGCTTGAAGATTGTAGCTTCTCATGCAAATGGCAACATATATTTGTTCTCAAAGATCGTGAGGTTGTGCAATGATAAAGACAAGATGCTCCACCTTTGTTGTGTTCATGGTTGATGCTAGGCCTGTGGGTTATGAGATGAATCGATCTGTGTATATTGTTCAACAAATCTGGGATGATGTCTCTGTTTATTAATGTTTTTGAGTCCGCTGAGATTGAGATAAGGTTTGGTGCATAGTTTTGTAATTTGTCaattattagtatttaaaaatatcaataacttagaggttttcaatttttttcagaTTCATGTTCTGGTTGATTCTATCCCTGAGGTTGAAGATGCTTTTAGCCAATGTGGAACTGATCATGAGGCTGTTGAAGATCTAGATGCATTTAGTTTAATAGTTAAGATAGTAGTTTGAGTTGTTGTTATGCATGATCTGATGCTTTTAGTATTATGCTCATACTACTTTAAATTGTTGTTTAATTTGTAATATAATGGTAGTCTTTTCTCAATTCCAATATGGATATATCTgtgatatttatatatttaatgaaattcattttttaattacaGCAGGAAAAATGTGTTTTTTTTATGAGTTTCAAATAATCTGGTgaaataattaatcaattattaatcagtattaaaaaagaaatgataattgtgaaaaaaaaaatagttttttttaatacattGCTTTTCATTACGATTTAAATTTATTCTAGCTAAAGTTGaatttaattgttattaaaaaatatatatctctttatttttttttgtattcaatcaaattcctttttaatttcaaaaaaaataatatgcgTTTATTTTACCAGTTTCAAATAAACggatgaaataataaaattattattaatcaatattaaaagaaatgataaatagaaaaatatatggTCAATAAAGTTGTTCTCATGACTATTATTAAGTATGTATAACCTAACATTCAATTTAATTGTTATAAAAGATATAATGttatcaatattttaattttcttttttggcGAAAAAAATGTCAATTCACGGTGCCATACTCCCATTAACACATAACTCATGTTGTCccttttcttaattttgttCATTTACGGGttctttcttctccttttctttctcGATATGAAACCGGAATTCCTTTCCGTCAGCTGATCAATCGCTCCTCTTGCTCGCCGTTTCCAGAATCAGAAAGCGAACTACCCAGAGCTCGGAACGCTACTGATTTAGTTCAACCCTAggatctttgctttcttctccGAGTTTCGTTTCGTGTTCCCTACCAAACTGTTTCTACGAGCCGCCCTGTTTGTTTCGCCGTTCATCTATTTATGGATTTCTCAATTTTCTGCTCAGATTCACCATCTCAGATTCTTGATGAATTTTGGCATCTGTTCCGCGATTGAACCAGTTTTATTGTCTATTGTTTCTGAAATCCTTAATTGAACAAATTCTGAGGTTTTTTGGTTTCTCTTCTCGTTAAGTGTCATTTTATTCTCTAGGCTTTGTGAAATTCTTAATCTTCAAATTTTGTTCCACTTTAGGCATGGGTTTTATTGTTTATGGTTTCTGAAATCcctaatttttcaaattctGATGATTTTGTCTATGGTTTCTGAAATCCCTATTTTTCAAATTCTGATGATTGCTGGTCTGTTATATGGTTAATGCACATTTTATTCTCTAGGGTTTGTGAAATTCCTAATGTTCCAATAATTATGGTGTACGTCGGACCTGTTAGTTAATTTTGTAGATTCTCTAATTCAGTGCTaatttggtgtcattttgtaggtttaattatttggtttggaaaaaatattttacttttgtCTTTATCTGAGCTAATCTTCTT
The genomic region above belongs to Arachis stenosperma cultivar V10309 chromosome 5, arast.V10309.gnm1.PFL2, whole genome shotgun sequence and contains:
- the LOC130980676 gene encoding uncharacterized protein LOC130980676, whose amino-acid sequence is MNNPVDLVEKITPWRESWKVHVKVVKLWYQKNTALDPSQNLLHMVLMDEKLHKIQATIRDELISKFAVSLNEGDLYLITNFTVLPNSVLPNSGLNRVTKHRFRLLFQYKTSVVSVVSPRITHSGLCFTSIDEIDQMTKDHNFLIGKKVQCNVFGNACDLLEYENLQKYPRSPLIVLESFKIKAIEGGVILQNVINISRLFINPDIPESVEFLSRFSDAHYFVMGTIKEVMDEPDWWYYSCVCGHPVVDHEDLYLCDACCSCVEHVMLKYRIRVKVHHAGCDVCLFCLIMRQQNYLEKPVLKHFSG